GCAGACCATGATGGTAGGCCTAGGCATGAAAACAATGAAGGTAGGCCTAAGTCCAGTAAACCCAGTGTTCCTACGAGTAAGTTGCGCCCTTGCAAATTTTGTGGGGAAAAACATGAATGGCGTAAGGAAAAGTGGACAGCTCATGGtaagaaatgtataaaatgtggtaattataatcattatgctgttaaatgtaaaagtaggaaaataaattatgtatcaGGTAATGACAATGACTCTGATGTGAACAGCTCAGATGAATCTGAATGTGAATATTTGCTTAAAGTGTGTAGTAAAAAGGATAAGCTAATTGAAGCTGATTTTGAAGTTAATGGTAAAGTAATCAAATTTCAAGTAGATTGTGGAGCTAGCGTAAATGTAATTCCTCAATATTTAATTCCCAATGTCAATTTAAAACCTATTGACACTACCCTAGAAGTGTGGACTTTAGACACAGTGAGGCCTAAGGGAAAATGCAGGTTAGTAATTAGaaattgcaagaataggaagaaatataACAATGAATTTTTGGTTGTTGATTGTAAATACACTCCATTATTAAGCAAAAGAACATCAGAGCAAATGGGACTTAttacagtgaattatgaaaatatttctgcatCTAAAGATGTACTTGATAAATATGACAATGTATCTAATAGTGATGTGGGTACATTCCAAAATGTGGTTAGACTAACCATTGACACAAATGCAGAACCAGTGGTGATTCCTAAATGCAGAGTTCCAATTAACCTTAAAAACAGAGTATGTAAGAAAATAcatgaaatggaaaaacaaaagataatagctaAAGTTGACCAACCTACTGACTGGGTGAGTCGGATGGTTgtagctgaaaagaaaaataaggatttaAGAATTTGTATTGATCCACAAGCTTTAAACAGGGCGTTGAAAAGGGAACATCATCCTATCCCTGTAATTGATGATATTCTACCCCAACTGTCAAAGGCAAaggttttttcatcttttgatttaGCCAACGGGTATTAGCATTGAGTTCTTGATGAAGAATCTAGTGTTTTAACCACCTTTCAAACCCCTTTAGGTCGATACAGGTGGCTCAGACTGCCATTTGGTTTAAATGTTAGTGGTGAGATTTTCCAAAAACAGTTAATCTTGAATCTTGAGAATCTCGATAGTGTTGTATGTATTGCTGACGATGTTTTAATTTGTGGTGTAGGTGAAACGTATGAGGAAGCTGTTAAAGACCATGATAGTAAGCTAAACATATTTTGGGAAAGGTGCCAGGGCAAGGGTATAAAACTTAATAAGTCTAAGGCCGTATTAAGAAAATCTGAAATTGCTTTCTTAGGTCATAAAATCACAAGTAAAGGTCTCATGGCGGACCCTAAAAAGGTGGAAGCTATCCTGAATATGAAACCACCTACTGATGTAACTGGTGTTGAAGAGTTTACAGGTATGATTAATTACTTAAGTAAATTCCTTCCTAATTTATCTGAGGTGTTAGAACCAATAAGGAAATTAACTCACCAAAATACCGAATGGAATTGgacagaaaaacaagaaaaagcttTCATAGAGTCAAAAAGGCTAATCACTAATGCCCCAATACTGCAGTACTATGACCATAACTTAGACCTTGTCATACAGTGTGATGCTTCTCAAAATAGGCTAGGTTCAGTATTGTTACAGTGTGGCAAACCAATTGCTTTTGCCAGCCGTGCTTTATCAGAAACCGAAAAAAGGTACGCACAAATTGAAAAGGAAACCCTTGCAATTGTTTTTAGTCTTAGGAAATTTCATGAGTATGTCTATGGTCGTAAAGTAATTGTGGAGAGTGACCACAAACCTATAGCCAGTAATGTTTTGAAACCCTTGTGTAATGCTCCCAAGCGACTGCAAGGAATGTTGCTTAACATTCTACAATACGATGTTGAAATCATAcataaaaaaggtaaggaaatgtatgtggctgatgcactctcgagatcttatttgccattagACAATTATAAAGAAAGTGAATTTGAGCACGTTAACATGCTTGAACATTTACCAGTAAGAAAAGAGCGTCttgatgaaattaaatatgaaacagaCCATGATGAGACTTtgcaaattttgaaatcattaatctTGAAAGGTTGGCCAGAAGGAAATGAGGAGATACCTAATGTAGTCAAAGCCTATAGTCATACCAAGGATGATTACTCGGTTCAAGACGGGTTAATTTTTAAGAGTAATAGAATAGTCATTCCAGTAAACCTTAGACATAAGATAATGCAGGTCGTCCATTCAGCACATATAGGAATTGAGGGCTGTCTACGAAGAGCCAGAGAATGTATCTATTGGCCAGGAATGAACTCTGATATAAAGCAATACATCTTATCATgtgaaatttgtaataaattccCTTGTGCTCAACAAAAGGAAACTTTAATTAATCATGAAATTGCTGATCGACCATGGCAAAAGGTTGGAGTTGATCTAATGAGTA
This genomic stretch from Palaemon carinicauda isolate YSFRI2023 chromosome 12, ASM3689809v2, whole genome shotgun sequence harbors:
- the LOC137650754 gene encoding uncharacterized protein — its product is MASSTEGIAAPAKFTASLGADNEREWRSFKQQFEIYLLASGKDNKPEETKVALLLNIGGEELLQIYNSFEFPVPATGNPNPANVLKDVLAKFDVYFSPRKNELVARYKFRRCMQETNETLETYVTRLKILVKDCNYGNQQDKQLRDQVVFGCTEDKLRQKLFEVEDLTLEKTLDLCVAFQASKRQMDVIKSTPRQTNDRVAKVREKSRREKTTDSRHNADHDGRPRHENNEGRPKSSKPSVPTSKLRPCKFCGEKHEWRKEKWTAHGKKCIKCGNYNHYAVKCKSRKINYVSGNDNDSDVNSSDESECEYLLKVCSKKDKLIEADFEVNGKVIKFQVDCGASVNVIPQYLIPNVNLKPIDTTLEVWTLDTVRPKGKCRLVIRNCKNRKKYNNEFLVVDCKYTPLLSKRTSEQMGLITVNYENISASKDVLDKYDNVSNSDVGTFQNVVRLTIDTNAEPVVIPKCRVPINLKNRVCRYRWLRLPFGLNVSGEIFQKQLILNLENLDSVVCIADDVLICGVGETYEEAVKDHDSKLNIFWERCQGKGIKLNKSKAVLRKSEIAFLGHKITSKGLMADPKKVEAILNMKPPTDVTGVEEFTGMINYLSKFLPNLSEVLEPIRKLTHQNTEWNWTEKQEKAFIESKRLITNAPILQYYDHNLDLVIQCDASQNRLGSVLLQCGKPIAFASRALSETEKRYAQIEKETLAIVFSLRKFHEYVYGRKVIVESDHKPIASNVLKPLCNAPKRLQGMLLNILQYDVEIIHKKGKEMYVADALSRSYLPLDNYKESEFEHVNMLEHLPVRKERLDEIKYETDHDETLQILKSLILKGWPEGNEEIPNVVKAYSHTKDDYSVQDGLIFKSNRIVIPVNLRHKIMQVVHSAHIGIEGCLRRARECIYWPGMNSDIKQYILSCEICNKFPCAQQKETLINHEIADRPWQKVGVDLMSIEKHNYLITVDYFSNFWEIDYLENTLASTVIRKLKSHFARYGLPCVLISDNGPQFVNKDFEKFATDYDFEHRTSSPTYAQSNGMVESAVKTSKRLIRKAIESNKDPYLAILDHRNTPTSDKDASPSQYSLGDNVRLKPYVLGKKEWEKGKVVERLDDRSYLIESEGKLFRRNRAQLKETPSDVHMPQVNESVTIDLSGNETETPVKVESEVRIPAIMLHPFDEIEASCFLSCLGNAREKSDMGIAVKLRLLAHADDFFSNWTFKPGRKSSSGMFPDISSKMNDFEARKRSYTQQDGHNEDGALQRTLDDDHGKEVDPAQSKPIQPLPRLPPFLTTKQQFGECVGDYGFQSHRGSTSPPTPYSVDGEKPRFGFDAQRVDWRKKTP